CTTGTCATTGTCTTTTCATTTTTGCGTCAAGCGATGGGTACGCAGCAAGTGCCGCCTTCAACGGTGCTTATCTCGCTTGCGATGGTGCTTACATTTTTTATCATGGAGCCAGTCGGGCAAAGAAGCTACGATGAGGGCATAAAGCCTTATATAGCCGAGCAGATAGGCTATGAGGAGATGCTTGATAGGAGTTTAAAGCCGTTTAAAGAATTTATGGTTAAAAACACTAGAGAAAAAGATCTTGCGCTATTTTTTAGGATAAGAAATTTGCAAAATCCAGCAAATATCGAGGATATACCGCTAAGCATCGCGATGTCAGCCTTTATGATAAGTGAGCTAAAGACATCTTTTGAGATAGCCTTTTTGCTCTATCTGCCATTTCTTGTCATCGACATGGTCGTAAGCTCCGTTTTGATGGCGATGGGTATGATGATGCTCCCTCCTGTCATGATCTCGCTGCCATTTAAACTACTCATCTTCGTGCTAGTTGATGGCTGGAATTTGCTAATAGGAAATTTAGTAAAGAGCTTTCACTGATGAAGAAAATTTTATTAGCACTTTTGCCTTTGGCACTGCTTGGGTCAAATTTGAGCGAGATAGCAAACAAAGCCACTCAAAACGAAATTTCAAAGATCAAAGAGCTTGAGCTAAAAAGAGCAAATTTAAATGATGAAGCGACATCAAGCGCCTACTTGCCAAGTCTTAGTTTAGAGGGCTCATACGGCAAAAACGCAAGCACCTTTCCAAGTATAGTCGCTAAAGAGTCAGCTGGAGTGCTAGCAAGGATCGATTTTCTACTATACGACGGCGGGGCGAGAGAGGCTAGGTTAAAGATGAACCAGCTTTTAAAAAATAAAGCCGCCATCGCAAGTGATGAAGCTAAAAATTACCTTGCTTTTAAGGCTGTAAATTTATACTTTAACGCCTGCGCGCTTGAAAATATAATAGCTGCCAAAAACGCTCAGGCAAATTTCTTAAAAGGCGTTTTAGACAAGCTTGAAAAGGCAAATAAAGCAGGACTTGCCGCAAAAGATGAGCTGGAAAATGTGCGGGCAAAATACCACTTGGCAAACAGCACGCAGCTTGAATACAAAAACAAAATGGAGCAAATTTTAAATGAGATAAATTTGCTAACAGGCGAGCAAATTTCGCCACTTAGCGGGGCAAAAATGGCTGAGATTGGCTCAAATTTAGCTTCAAAAAACGCCGAGCTTGACAGGCTAAATCAAGATATTTTTATAAGCGAAGCTAAGCTTAGCGAGACAAGAGCTGGCTTTTTGCCCCAAATCATGCTCTATGACACCTATGGGTTTTACAAAAACAACTACGACATCGACCTTGGCAAGTATAACGCTTATCGCCCATATCTTGATAAATATCTAAAAGAAGATACGCACGGCAATAAATTTGGCGTTAGCTTCAGGTGGAAAATTTTTGACTTTTTTGCCACTAGCAAGATGAGCCAAGCTAGCAAGATCGCGCTTGATGAAGCGAGGCTAAATTTAGAGTATAAAAAGCGTGAAAACGAGACAAAACTTAAAAATTTACAAAACGAGATCGCAACTCTTAGCTCAAAGATCGCCTCGCTAAATGAGTATGTAAAGGCGAGCGATCTAGCACTTAGAGCGAGCTTTGAGAAGTATAGCTCAGGGCTTTTAGGATATAGCGACCTGCTTGAGGCGCTTTCACAAAAATTTGACGCCATTAGCCTTTTTGAAGGGGCGAAAGATGAGCTAGAGATCAAAAAAGCGGAGTATTTTTTTGAAAGCGGGGAGAGCATTTTAGAGAGGATTAGGGATTGAAAAAGATACTTTTTTTGATGATATTTTGCGTTTTTTCATTTGCAGGGGAGGAGATTTTTGCTGATTTTGAAGTCTATGCCAAGCAAAGCTCAAAGCTTGCATTTGAGAGCAGCGGCAAGGTAGATAAAATTTTTGTAGATGTCTCAAGCCACGTTAAAAAGGGCGATACTTTAGCTAGTCTTGATCAAACAAGCCTTGAGATCGCTCTAAAAAAGGCAAAAAACGACCTAGCGCTTGCCAAAAATGCCAAAGAATTTGCTAAAAGCACTTTTAATAAATTTAACCAAGTAAAGGACGTCACCTCAAAGCAAGAATTCGATGAGGTAAAATATAAATTTGACGAGGCAGCTCTTAGGGTGGAGAGTGCCCAGATCGCCATTTTAAACGCAGATGATCATCTTAAAAAGGCCGTTTTAAAAGCTCCTTTTGATGGCGTCATAGCTAGTAAAAATGTCGAGCTTGGCGAGAGTGCTTCGCCGCTTCAGCCAGCCTTTATCTTAAACTCCGAAGAGGTTAAAATTTTAATAGCGATCGATGAAAAATATGTAAATTTAGTAAAAATAGGCGACATGTTTAAATTTAAGCTTGACGCAACAAGTGAAGAAAAAGAGCTAAAAATCGCGCTCATTCATCCAGAGATAAAAAGAGAGACTAGAAAATTTTACGCCGAAGCTTACGATGTGGGGATGAAGCCAGGCATGTTTGGTCAAGGAAAAGTGATAATCGGCGAAAATAAATGATAAAAACAGCCATAAACCGCCCCATAACTACGCTTATGATATTCTTAAGCCTTGTTGTCTTTGGCATCTACTCGCTAAAGACGATGAATGTAAATTTATATCCGCAAGTAAATATCCCGATAGTAAAGATCACGACCTACGCAAATGGCGATATGAACTACATCAAGACAAAGATCACGCAAAAGATCGAGGACGAGGTCTCAAGCATCGAGGGGATAAAAAAGCTTTACTCAACTAGCTTTGACAACCTAAGCGTGGTAAGTATCGAATTTGAGCTAAACAAAGACCTAGAGAGCGCTACAAACGATGTCCGCGACAAGATGCAAAAGGCGAGAGTTGGCGCAAACTACGAGATAGAAAAGCTAAACGGGCTCTCTTCTTCTGTATTTAGCCTCTTTATCACAAGGCTTGATGGCAACGAAACTAGGCTCATGCAAGAGATCGACGACGTGGCAAAGCCATTTTTAGAGCGCATAAGCGGCGTTTCAAAGGTCAAGACTAATGGCTTTTTAGAGCCAGCGGTTAAAATTTTACTAGATAGATTTAAGTTAGATAAAAACGCCCTTAGCGCAAATGAAGTGGCAAATTTGATAAAGGTTGAAAATTTAAAAGCGCCACTTGGCAAGATAGAAAATGAGCAGATCCAAATGGCGATCAAGTCAAATTTCAGTGCCAAAAGCATAGATGAGATAAGAAATTTAACGATCAAACAAGGGGTCTTTTTAAAAGATATCGCAAGCGTTGATCTCGCTTACAAAGACGCAAACGAAGCAGCGATAATGGATAAAAAAAGTGGTGTCTTGCTGGGTCTTGAGCTAGCTCCAGACGCAAACGCTCTAACCGTGATCGCTCTAGCTAAGTCAAAGCTAGATCAGTTTAAAAGCCTGCTTGGCAGTGAATACGACGTAAAAATAGCTTATGATAAGAGCGAAGTGATACAAAAGCACATCGATCAAACCGCCTTTGATATGATCCTAGGCGTCTTGCTGACCATCGTGATTGTATATCTGTTTTTAAGAAATTTCTCGATCACTATCATCTCAGTCGTAGCGATACCAACTAGCATCGTAGCGACATTTTTCATCATAAATGCCCTAGGCTACGACATAAACCGCTTAAGTCTTATAGCGCTGACCCTTGGCATCGGAATTTTCATCGACGATGCGATAGTTGTCACTGAAAATATCGCTAGCAAGCTAAAAGATGAGCCAAATGCCCTAAAAGCAAGCTTTGCAGGCATAAAAGAGATAGCATTTAGCGTCTTTGCGATCTCGCTCGTGCTGCTTTGCGTATTCGTGCCAATAGCCTTTATGAGTGGCATCGTTGGCAAGTACTTTAACTCATTTGCGATGAGCGTAGCAGCTGGCATCGTCATCTCGTTTTTTGTGAGTATATTTCTTGTGCCAACGCTTAGTGCTAGGTTTGTAAATGCTAAGGAGAGCAAATTTTATATAAAGAGCGAGCCATTTTTTGAAGCGCTTGAAAATGGCTACGAGAAGCTTTTAACTTTAGCGCTTAAATTTAAGCTCATATTTTTAGCTATAACGCTTGCGGTCGTTGTTTGCTCGTTTGGGCTGGCTAAATTTGTAGGCGGTGACTTCATGCCAAGCGAGGACAACTCGGAGTTTAACATCTACTTTAAGCTTGATCCCTCACTTAGCCTGCAAGCTAGCAAAGAGAGGCTAAAAGATAAAATTTCACTCATAAACGCCGATCCTCAGGTCGCTTATGCCTACTTCATCCTTGGCTACACAGACGCCAAGCAGCCTTATCTTGTAAAAGCTTACGTTAGGCTAAAGGAGCTAAAAGATAGAGCCAATCACGAGCGGCAAAACGCTATCATGCAGAGGTTTCGCGACAAGCTAAAAAGTGATGATATGAGCGTCATTGTAGCTGATTTGCCAGTGGTTGAAGGTGGCGATGTGCAGCCAGTTAAGCTTACTATCACCTCTGAAAATGGCAAAGAGTTAGAGAAATTTGTGCCAAAGATCAGCAAGATGCTAAAAGAGATAAATGACGCAACGGACGTAAATTCGCCCGAAGAAGATCTGCTAAAACGCGTGCAAATTTCTATAGATGAAGATAAGGCTAAGAGGCTAAATTTAGACAAAGCCAGCGTTGCAAGCGCCGTTTATAGCGCATTTAGCCAGAACGAGGTCTCTGTTTTTGAAAACGAAAATGGCAAAGAGTATGAGCTTTACATGCGTCTTGATGATAAATTTAGAAGCGATACAAATGATATCTTAAAGACCAAAATAAGAAGCAATGAGGGCTTTTTTGTCACACTTGGCGATGTGGCGACGATTAGTTTTGAGCAAAAGCCAGCTAGCATTTCAAGGTTTAATAGAGCCGATGAGATCAAATTTCTAGCAAATACCAAAAATAATGCTCCGCTAAATAGCGTGGCAAATGAAATTTCAAAGAAGCTTGATGAAATTTTGCCAGCAAATTTCAAGTATAAATTTCTTGGATTTGTCGAGCTCATGGACGATACAAACGCTTCGTTTATCTTTACAGTAAGCGCTAGTGCGGTGCTTATTTACATGGTGCTTGCTGCGCTTTATGAGAGCTTTTTGCTGCCATTTCTCATCATGCTTGCCATGCCGCTTGCCTTTTGTGGCGTGGTGATCGGACTTTTTATAAGCGGCAATCCATTTAGTCTATTTGTCATGGTTGGCGTCATCTTGCTCTTTGGCATGGTTGGTAAAAACGCCATCTTAGTCGTTGATTTTGCAAACCACTTTGCAAATAGCGGCATGGAGGCAAACGAAGCTGTGAAAATGGCTGCTAAAAAGCGACTAAGGGCTGTTTTGATGACCACCTTTGCGATGATATTTGCCATGCTGCCTCTTGCACTTAGCAGGGGTGCTGGCTATGAGGCCAACTCGCCTATGGCTATAAGCATCATCTTTGGGCTCATTAGCTCGACTTTGTTAAGCTTGCTTGTCGTGCCAGTGCTTTTTGCATGGGTTTATAATCTTGATAAATTTATAAGAAAATTTTATGAAAGGGAGAGAATTTGAAGAAGATTTTGGCGGTTTTGCTCTTTGCTTTGCCCCTTTGGGCTGGAAATTTACTAGAGATCATCGCTCTGGCGCAAAGTGCGAAGCTTGAGAGCTTGAAAGAATTTAATAAAAATGAATATATAAATAAAAACAAGAGCAACAAGCTAAATTTATCCCTTGATGGCAGATATACCTTTGTGCCTGATGAGCTAAAGGGCGGATATATGACAAAGGCTGGATCGATCACGGCAAAGGTCGAGTATCTCATCTTTGACGGCGGTGCTAGCGAGGCTTCGGATAAGATTTTAGACCACAAGGGCGTGGAGAAAATTTACAAAGATGAAGAGCTGATGAATTTAACCGCTTTTCAGGTCGCAAAGGTCTATTTTAATGCTGTTGCGCTCAATTCTCTTATAAATTTAGAGACAAAATTTGTTGATAGCTTTGCTAAGGCTGCGGCTGAAAATGAATTTTGGTTTGAGTATGGCGAGATAGATAAGAGCGAATTTGATGCGATAAATTTCACTCTTAATAAAAAAAGAGCCGAGCTAGACGAGCTTGGGCTTAAGCTAGCCGAGCTAAACTCAAGGATAAATTTACTCTCAAACGGCGAGATCGGCTTTAATGCTGGCTCAAAGATAGTGATGCCTGATTTTAGCAAGGATGATCTAAGTGCCAAGCTTGGGGCGATGGAGCAGGAAAAATATATAAAAGAGCAAGAAAATGAGAAGCAAAAGAGCAAATTTGCTCCAAAAATTTACCTAAAAGATACGCAAAGTGTGAATAATAACAGCTTTAAAAAAGGCGAGAGGACGACTTCGCAGATGGCTGAGGCATACGCTGATGCGAACAAGCCTAGAGTGGAGTTTGAGTGGAAGCTGCCAGATAGCCTAAGCCTCAGCAAGCAAAGCCAAACTAAGCGCATAGAGGAGCAAAAGGCCGCGCTTGATCTAAGCGACGAAGAAAACAGGATAATGGCTAGGCTAAAGGATCTAAGAGGCGTGATAGAGGGCTTGAGTGCTAGGCTAAATTTAGACTCGCTAAAGCAAGATAACCTTGATAGCGACTTTAATGACCTGCTAAATGGCTATCTTAGCGGCAAGGTAAAATTTGAGCAGTTTTTATTTGTGAGCGAGAAAAATTTTAGTGACAGGGCAAATTTTATCCTAAATGGCGATCTGCTCGAGCTAAACAAGCTTGAATACTTTTTTGAGTGCGCAAGAAATATAAATGAGGTGGTGATAGAATGAATAAACTGATCTTCGTGACCATTTTATGGGCATTTAGCTTTAGCTTGATAGGCGAGTTTTTAGCGGGCAAAGTAGATAGCTACCTAGCCGTTTTTGTGCGCGTGGCACTTGCTAGCATGGTCTTTTTGCCATTTACGAAATTTCGCGGCATCAGCCCCAAGCTCGCCCTTGGCATAATGGCGATCGGAGCGGTGCAAATAGGGCTTATGTATCTTTGCTACTACAACTCGTTTTTGTATCTAAGCGTGCCTGAAGTCGCACTTTTTACCATTTTCACGCCGTTTTATGTGACACTGATCTATGATGCGTTTAGCTTTAAATTTAGACCGCTTTATCTCTTTAGCGTTGGCGTGGCGGTCTTTGGCGCGCTTATCATCAAGTATGGCGCGATAAACGAAGGGGCGATAAAGGGCTTTTTGCTAGTGCAAGGGGCAAACATCTGCTTTGGAGCAGGGCAGAGTGCGTATAAGGCGCTTTTGGAGAGATATGACGTGGATCAAAAAAAGGTCTTTGGCTACTTTCACTTTGGAGCGTTTTTTGTGGCTGTCATAGCGCTCATAACCCTTGGTAATCCAGCTAAATTTCACGTTGATCTAACGCAAACTTTGGTGCTTTTGTGGCTTGGCATAGTCGCTAGCGGGCTGGGGTATTTTATGTGGAACAAAGGGGCTTGCGAGGTCGATAGTGGCGTGCTTGCCATAATGAACAACGCCCTCATACCAGCTGCTATCATCGTAAATTTAGTTTTTTGGCAAAAGGACGCTAACCTAACAAGGCTCATTTTAGGCGCTGCGATAATGTACATCTCGCTACTAATTCACAATAAAATCATGAAATTTTACGGCGTAAAGGCTGTGTGAGGTTAAATTTAGGGTTAAATTTGAGTTATTTAAACTAAGTAGAGAATTTTAAAAGCATCAAATTTGATCTTTTTAAGCGCCTTGCATCTTTACAAGCTGGGCGTTTAGCTGCATTATCTGAGCAAAGATAGCTCCCTTTTTACTCTGAAGCGAAGCAACCAGCTCTTTTGCGTATGGATTTTTGCTCGCACTTGCCTGTTTTATCGCGCTATCGATCTCTTTTAGCTGTTTTTGCAGTTTTTCTAACTGCTTTTTTATGACATCGGCGCTACTCTCGCTCTGGTTATTTGTTTCGCTAACTAAATTTGAAGCGTCATGCAAGATAGTGCTTTTATCGCTGCTTTGAGAATTTTCATTCTTTAAATTTGCCTCATCTGTCTTTAAATTTAGCCCACTTTTGGGAGTGCTTTTATTTAAATTTATAAAATTTGAGTTTATCTGCATCGCCTTGCCTTTAAATTTAAAAGCATATCGGCAAATTTAAGTAAAACTTTGACTACGAAAAATTTAGCAAGAAAAGCAAAAACGCTACCACGCCAAAGAGTGGCGGAAGTAGAGCTAGTGATTTAAATTTAACGCATAAAATCGTGATGGCGTTATAAAGTAAAAAGACAAATGTGCTTATGTGAAGACTACCAGAGCTTAGTCTAAAAGCTAGTATTTTGCTTAAAATTTCATCAAAAATGCCGCCATATCCAAAGAGATGAAGTAAAAAACTTAGTGGATAAAATACGCCAAATAGGTAGTTGATAGCTAGCACGCTAAGCTGCAAGAGGCTAATGAGCGGGAAAAAGTAAAGCACGGCAACCTCCATCGCAAAAAAGACATATAAATTTAAAAGTAGCGAGTTCGCTAACAGGCTAAATTTGGGCGCAAAGTATAAAAGATAGACGTAAATATAAAAGACGCCAAGGAATGAAAAATAAAAGCCAACATTAAAAAGAAGCTGCGGAAATAGGGCGACGCTAAATAAGATAACGCCAAAAAGTGTGTAGAAATTTAATATCTTTATCTTTTTGCAGATCATATAAAAGCCAGCCACGCTCATCAAAAATGCCCGCAAAAAGCTTGCTATAAAGCCGATCATGTAAAAATAGAAGCAAAGCACCAAAAATACGGCGATCGTAAAGTCAAAAATGTATGAGCGGTAAGGCATATATCTTGCGTAGATGGGCTTAAAAACGAACTTTAAAAGAAAAAAGCAAACCGCGCTTATAACGCCAAGATGATAGCCGCTAATGGCGATGAGGTGCGCCACGCCCCAGTTTGAGACGTCATCTCTTAGCTCGCCAAAGACGTTTGTGCCAAAAAAGAGCGCTGAGTAAAGTTGCGAAATTTTAGCGTTTTCGTGCTGGGCGGAGATGAAATTTATAGCCCTTTGCCTTAGACTCTCATCTCTTTTGATAACGGCTCTATCGTAGCTAGGCATGTAAAATGTGCCAGAAAGATAGTCCATGAAGCTAACGTCTATTGGCTGAACGCTAAGCGCCACGACATCATAAAGGCTGATCTCATCTTTTTTAGAAGCGGTTGTATAAAAGCTAAAATTTGAAGTGTCGATCCTGATGATTTGGCGCTTTTTGCCATTTTTCTCTTTGGTGAAATTTACGCTTACTTTGCCAACGATATCTTGCTCACCAAGCTCCATAAAAGCGTTATATTCATGAAATTTAAGCGCTAAATTTAGACAAAAAAGCAAAAGGCAAAGCAGGAGAAAATAAAATACACGCCTGCTTTTTGGCAAATTTACTCTTTAAATTCAGTTGATTGCACCGGTGTGGTGGCGATATCGCAAAAGCGAGAGTACTGCTTTTGAAAGAGCACGTCGATGGATCCCACTTCGCCGTTTCTATTTTTGCCAACAATGATCT
This genomic stretch from Campylobacter concisus harbors:
- a CDS encoding EamA family transporter; this encodes MNKLIFVTILWAFSFSLIGEFLAGKVDSYLAVFVRVALASMVFLPFTKFRGISPKLALGIMAIGAVQIGLMYLCYYNSFLYLSVPEVALFTIFTPFYVTLIYDAFSFKFRPLYLFSVGVAVFGALIIKYGAINEGAIKGFLLVQGANICFGAGQSAYKALLERYDVDQKKVFGYFHFGAFFVAVIALITLGNPAKFHVDLTQTLVLLWLGIVASGLGYFMWNKGACEVDSGVLAIMNNALIPAAIIVNLVFWQKDANLTRLILGAAIMYISLLIHNKIMKFYGVKAV
- a CDS encoding ComEC/Rec2 family competence protein encodes the protein MPKSRRVFYFLLLCLLLFCLNLALKFHEYNAFMELGEQDIVGKVSVNFTKEKNGKKRQIIRIDTSNFSFYTTASKKDEISLYDVVALSVQPIDVSFMDYLSGTFYMPSYDRAVIKRDESLRQRAINFISAQHENAKISQLYSALFFGTNVFGELRDDVSNWGVAHLIAISGYHLGVISAVCFFLLKFVFKPIYARYMPYRSYIFDFTIAVFLVLCFYFYMIGFIASFLRAFLMSVAGFYMICKKIKILNFYTLFGVILFSVALFPQLLFNVGFYFSFLGVFYIYVYLLYFAPKFSLLANSLLLNLYVFFAMEVAVLYFFPLISLLQLSVLAINYLFGVFYPLSFLLHLFGYGGIFDEILSKILAFRLSSGSLHISTFVFLLYNAITILCVKFKSLALLPPLFGVVAFLLFLLNFS
- the fliP gene encoding flagellar type III secretion system pore protein FliP (The bacterial flagellar biogenesis protein FliP forms a type III secretion system (T3SS)-type pore required for flagellar assembly.), coding for MLSLAVLFCVVFGADPALPTINLSLNSPQNAEQLVNSLNVLLILTALALAPSLIFMMTSFLRLVIVFSFLRQAMGTQQVPPSTVLISLAMVLTFFIMEPVGQRSYDEGIKPYIAEQIGYEEMLDRSLKPFKEFMVKNTREKDLALFFRIRNLQNPANIEDIPLSIAMSAFMISELKTSFEIAFLLYLPFLVIDMVVSSVLMAMGMMMLPPVMISLPFKLLIFVLVDGWNLLIGNLVKSFH
- a CDS encoding TolC family protein, with amino-acid sequence MKKILLALLPLALLGSNLSEIANKATQNEISKIKELELKRANLNDEATSSAYLPSLSLEGSYGKNASTFPSIVAKESAGVLARIDFLLYDGGAREARLKMNQLLKNKAAIASDEAKNYLAFKAVNLYFNACALENIIAAKNAQANFLKGVLDKLEKANKAGLAAKDELENVRAKYHLANSTQLEYKNKMEQILNEINLLTGEQISPLSGAKMAEIGSNLASKNAELDRLNQDIFISEAKLSETRAGFLPQIMLYDTYGFYKNNYDIDLGKYNAYRPYLDKYLKEDTHGNKFGVSFRWKIFDFFATSKMSQASKIALDEARLNLEYKKRENETKLKNLQNEIATLSSKIASLNEYVKASDLALRASFEKYSSGLLGYSDLLEALSQKFDAISLFEGAKDELEIKKAEYFFESGESILERIRD
- a CDS encoding efflux RND transporter periplasmic adaptor subunit, which codes for MKKILFLMIFCVFSFAGEEIFADFEVYAKQSSKLAFESSGKVDKIFVDVSSHVKKGDTLASLDQTSLEIALKKAKNDLALAKNAKEFAKSTFNKFNQVKDVTSKQEFDEVKYKFDEAALRVESAQIAILNADDHLKKAVLKAPFDGVIASKNVELGESASPLQPAFILNSEEVKILIAIDEKYVNLVKIGDMFKFKLDATSEEKELKIALIHPEIKRETRKFYAEAYDVGMKPGMFGQGKVIIGENK
- a CDS encoding efflux RND transporter permease subunit, with the translated sequence MIKTAINRPITTLMIFLSLVVFGIYSLKTMNVNLYPQVNIPIVKITTYANGDMNYIKTKITQKIEDEVSSIEGIKKLYSTSFDNLSVVSIEFELNKDLESATNDVRDKMQKARVGANYEIEKLNGLSSSVFSLFITRLDGNETRLMQEIDDVAKPFLERISGVSKVKTNGFLEPAVKILLDRFKLDKNALSANEVANLIKVENLKAPLGKIENEQIQMAIKSNFSAKSIDEIRNLTIKQGVFLKDIASVDLAYKDANEAAIMDKKSGVLLGLELAPDANALTVIALAKSKLDQFKSLLGSEYDVKIAYDKSEVIQKHIDQTAFDMILGVLLTIVIVYLFLRNFSITIISVVAIPTSIVATFFIINALGYDINRLSLIALTLGIGIFIDDAIVVTENIASKLKDEPNALKASFAGIKEIAFSVFAISLVLLCVFVPIAFMSGIVGKYFNSFAMSVAAGIVISFFVSIFLVPTLSARFVNAKESKFYIKSEPFFEALENGYEKLLTLALKFKLIFLAITLAVVVCSFGLAKFVGGDFMPSEDNSEFNIYFKLDPSLSLQASKERLKDKISLINADPQVAYAYFILGYTDAKQPYLVKAYVRLKELKDRANHERQNAIMQRFRDKLKSDDMSVIVADLPVVEGGDVQPVKLTITSENGKELEKFVPKISKMLKEINDATDVNSPEEDLLKRVQISIDEDKAKRLNLDKASVASAVYSAFSQNEVSVFENENGKEYELYMRLDDKFRSDTNDILKTKIRSNEGFFVTLGDVATISFEQKPASISRFNRADEIKFLANTKNNAPLNSVANEISKKLDEILPANFKYKFLGFVELMDDTNASFIFTVSASAVLIYMVLAALYESFLLPFLIMLAMPLAFCGVVIGLFISGNPFSLFVMVGVILLFGMVGKNAILVVDFANHFANSGMEANEAVKMAAKKRLRAVLMTTFAMIFAMLPLALSRGAGYEANSPMAISIIFGLISSTLLSLLVVPVLFAWVYNLDKFIRKFYERERI
- a CDS encoding TolC family protein encodes the protein MKKILAVLLFALPLWAGNLLEIIALAQSAKLESLKEFNKNEYINKNKSNKLNLSLDGRYTFVPDELKGGYMTKAGSITAKVEYLIFDGGASEASDKILDHKGVEKIYKDEELMNLTAFQVAKVYFNAVALNSLINLETKFVDSFAKAAAENEFWFEYGEIDKSEFDAINFTLNKKRAELDELGLKLAELNSRINLLSNGEIGFNAGSKIVMPDFSKDDLSAKLGAMEQEKYIKEQENEKQKSKFAPKIYLKDTQSVNNNSFKKGERTTSQMAEAYADANKPRVEFEWKLPDSLSLSKQSQTKRIEEQKAALDLSDEENRIMARLKDLRGVIEGLSARLNLDSLKQDNLDSDFNDLLNGYLSGKVKFEQFLFVSEKNFSDRANFILNGDLLELNKLEYFFECARNINEVVIE